The genomic window AACCGCTAAATCTTTCCAGACTGTAATTGCAGAAACTGCAATTAGCACAATAGCATCAGAAATTGGGATTTTACGAATAATTCTAAAGCTAGACCAAGCAAACGTACCGATAACCACCATAAACATTACACCAACAAGTGCAGCGATTGGAATTTGCTCAATCAATGGTGCAGCAAATAGAATAAAACCTAATAATGCCATTGCTGCAAATGCACCAGACAATCGACCGCGACCACCAGAATCTACGTTGATGATGGATTGACCAATCATAGCACAACCACCCATTCCACCGAATAAGCCATTCAACATATTGGCACTTCCTTGAGCAATACACTCGCGATTTCCATTTCCTCTGGTTTCAGTGATTTCATCAACAAGGTTTAAGGTCATTAGAGATTCTATTAAACCTACAGCAGCCAATATAAACGCTGTTGAAATAATCATATCCCAATGTCCAGCAAGTGTTCCGAATAATCCAAAAATCTGATCTTGAAATGTTGGAAGACCACCTTCTAAACCTTTACCACCACCTTCAGCAATAAAAGAGCCAACAGTACTCATTTCAATTCCACCAAAAATAGTAATGCAAGCTACGACGATAATGGCAACTAAAGCAGCTGGAATTTTCTTGGTAAGTTTAGGAAGTCCGTACATAATTCCCATAGTCAATCCAATAAAGCCCATCATTTTCCAAAAGGCAGCATTTGAGAATAATGCAGAAAACCATTCAGAAGTATTTCCTAAAAACGAAATATCTTGTGGTACAGCATTAGGGAATAATTTTAATTGTGATAAGAATATGACTATAGCCAAACCATTAACAAAGCCCATCATTACAGGATGTGGAATAAGTCTTACGAATTTTCCGAGTTTAAAAACACCTGCTAAAATTTGAATACCACCAACTAATAATAGGGTGATAAATAACCATTGAAGCCCAAGGTTGTCGATAGGTGTATCTAGGTTCAGTCCAACTTCATTTCCTTTTTGAATGAGGTGCACCATAACCACTGCCATTGCACCTGTTGCACCAGAAATCATTCCTGGTCTTCCACCGAACAACGCGGTAACAATTCCCATCATAAAAGCACCATATAATCCAACCAATGGATCTACACCAGCAACAAAGGCAAATGCAACAGCTTCTGGAACCAATGCCAAAGCAACGGTAAGGCCTGATAAAATATCGTCTTTAGGGTTTTGAGTAAAATTCTTTCTTGTAGTTTGACCTAAAATCATAACATTTTCATTTTGAAGTCGGCAAAGATAGAATATTTAAAATAATAGGAGGTTTGGGAATTGTAAACAAAAAAAGCACTGATGACTCAGTGCTTTGTGTTATTTGCTTAAATTCTATTATTTAGAAGGTGGAAATTGTTCTAAAGTTTTAGCAACAAATTCTTTGATTCTGGCTTCTTTCTTGTCAACATTATTAGTTACCAGATATCCAGTTCCAGAACCTTGCCAGATTAATTCCTTTTTATTGGCATCAATAAAATCTATGAAAAGCATGCCTTCAGTAGACGTAGAAACGTTACTTCTTCCCCAGCCAGGATTCCAGCCCCAACCCCAACGATTGTAGCCTCCCCAGCCCCAAGCTCCATAGCCCCAAGCGTTGTTGTAAACATCAACACGTTGATTGGATTTGGTAAAGATACTTACTAGCATATCTGGATTTTCAGATTTAGTCATACCTTTCGCCATCAATTCGGCTTCAATAGCTCTTAGGATTCTTCTTTTGTCGATATCACTTATTTCTGCTTTATCAATACCTGGTTTAAAAAACGCAAAGGTTTTGTATTGGTCAAAATTAGCCTCTCTGTCATAGTCGGCTGCAACTCTTACAGAGCTACAAGACGATAGAAGAATGGCTAAAACTAAAATCGGAGTAAATTTGAGTAGTTTCTTCATATCACTTTTTTTTAAATGTTTTCTAAAAGATCATCATCAACAGTGTTTGGTAATGTTACTTTTAAATTTGGTTCAGTTTCCATAGCGCGTTTTATGGCGAAAATAGCCCCTTCATTCCTTGCCCAACTTCTTCTTGAGATTCCATTATTAACATCCCAAAACAACATTTGTTTGAGACGTGTTGATGCTTCATTAGTACCATCAAGAACCATGCCGAATCCACCGTTAATTACTTCGCCCCAGCCAACGCCACCACCATTGTGGATGCTTACCCAAGTCGCTCCTCTAAAACTGTCTCCAATTACATTGTGAATTGCCATATCTGATGTGAAACGTGAACCATCATAAATATTACTAGTTTCACGATAAGGTGAATCCGTGCCAGAAACATCATGATGATCACGACCTAAAACAACATAACCAATATCGCCTTTAGCGATAGCGTCGTTAAAAGCTTGAGCAATTTTCATACGACCTTCTGCATCTGCATATAATATTCTGGCTTGTGAGCCAACGACTAATTTGTTTTCCTGAGCACCTTTAATCCACTGAATATTATCAGCCATTTGCTGCTGAATTTCTTTAGGTGAGTTTTTCATAATCTCTTCTAAAACTTCACATGCAATCTCATCGGTTTTTGCTAAATCTTCTGGTTTGCCCGAAGCACAAACCCAACGGAATGGTCCAAAACCATAATCAAAACACATTGGTCCCATAATATCTTGTACATAGCTAGGATACTTAAATTCGCGACCAATAGTTGGATTTTCTGCCATGACATCTGCGCCAGCACGAGAAGCTTCAAGTAAGAAGGCGTTTCCGTAATCAAAGAAATAGGTGCCTTTCTCTGTATGTTTATTTATTGCTTTTGCATGACGACGTAAACTTTCTTGTACTTTGGATTTAAAGAGTTCAGGATTGTTTGCCATCATTTCGTTAGAATCTTCAAAAGATTGTCCAACTGGGTAATAACCTCCAGCCCAAGGATTATGTAGTGAGGTTTGGTCGCTTCCTAGATCGATATGAATGCTGGCTTCATCAAATTTTTCCCAGACTTCAACAACATTTCCTAGGTAAGCAATAGAAATAGTTTCTTTGTTAGCTTGAGCATTTTTAACTCTTGTAACCAATTCGTCTAAATCAGAAATTTTTTCATCAATCCAACCTTGGTCTAATCGTATTTGAGTGATTTTAGGATTTACTTCAGCGCAGATGGTTATACAACCAGCAATGTTTCCTGCTTTTGGTTGTGCACCAGACATGCCTCCCAAACCAGAGGTAACAAAAATGTGTCCTTTAGGTGATTTGTTTATTTTTCTAAAGCCGTTTAAAACGGTAATCGTTGTGCCGTGAACAATACCTTGAGGCCCAATATACATGTAGCTTCCGGCTGTCATTTGTCCGTATTGGGTAACGCCTAAGGCATTGAATTTTTCCCAATCGTCTGGTTTAGAATAATTAGGAATCATCATACCGTTGGTAACAACAACTCTCGGAGCTTCTTTGTGCGAAGGAAATAAACCCATAGGATGGCCAGAATACATCACAAGCGTTTGTTCGTTGTTCATTTCGGCCAAGTATTTCATTGTAAGTCTGTACTGTGCCCAGTTTGAAAATACAGCACCATTTCCACCGTAAGTAATTAATTCATGTGGATGTTGCGCCACAGCATAATCTAGGTTGTTCTGAATCATCAGCATAATAGCTGCAGCTTGCTTTGATTTTGCAGGATACTCGTCAATTGGTCTTGCGTACATTTTGTAATCAGGACGCAAGCGGTACATATAGATACGGCCGTATTTGTCTAATTCTTCCTTAAACTCTGGTAATAACGTACTGTGGTGTTTCTCATCAAAATAACGCAATGCATTTCTAAGTGCTAACTTTTCTTCTTCGGGAGATAAAATTGCTTTTCGTTTAGGCGCATGATTTATATTTGGATCGTATGGTTTTGGTTGAGGTAAAGTGTTAGGGATACCTTCCATAATCTGATCCTTAAATGATAATTTTGTTACTTGCATTATTTCTTTTTTA from Winogradskyella sp. MH6 includes these protein-coding regions:
- a CDS encoding DUF4136 domain-containing protein → MKKLLKFTPILVLAILLSSCSSVRVAADYDREANFDQYKTFAFFKPGIDKAEISDIDKRRILRAIEAELMAKGMTKSENPDMLVSIFTKSNQRVDVYNNAWGYGAWGWGGYNRWGWGWNPGWGRSNVSTSTEGMLFIDFIDANKKELIWQGSGTGYLVTNNVDKKEARIKEFVAKTLEQFPPSK
- a CDS encoding urocanate hydratase; the protein is MQVTKLSFKDQIMEGIPNTLPQPKPYDPNINHAPKRKAILSPEEEKLALRNALRYFDEKHHSTLLPEFKEELDKYGRIYMYRLRPDYKMYARPIDEYPAKSKQAAAIMLMIQNNLDYAVAQHPHELITYGGNGAVFSNWAQYRLTMKYLAEMNNEQTLVMYSGHPMGLFPSHKEAPRVVVTNGMMIPNYSKPDDWEKFNALGVTQYGQMTAGSYMYIGPQGIVHGTTITVLNGFRKINKSPKGHIFVTSGLGGMSGAQPKAGNIAGCITICAEVNPKITQIRLDQGWIDEKISDLDELVTRVKNAQANKETISIAYLGNVVEVWEKFDEASIHIDLGSDQTSLHNPWAGGYYPVGQSFEDSNEMMANNPELFKSKVQESLRRHAKAINKHTEKGTYFFDYGNAFLLEASRAGADVMAENPTIGREFKYPSYVQDIMGPMCFDYGFGPFRWVCASGKPEDLAKTDEIACEVLEEIMKNSPKEIQQQMADNIQWIKGAQENKLVVGSQARILYADAEGRMKIAQAFNDAIAKGDIGYVVLGRDHHDVSGTDSPYRETSNIYDGSRFTSDMAIHNVIGDSFRGATWVSIHNGGGVGWGEVINGGFGMVLDGTNEASTRLKQMLFWDVNNGISRRSWARNEGAIFAIKRAMETEPNLKVTLPNTVDDDLLENI
- a CDS encoding SulP family inorganic anion transporter, which gives rise to MILGQTTRKNFTQNPKDDILSGLTVALALVPEAVAFAFVAGVDPLVGLYGAFMMGIVTALFGGRPGMISGATGAMAVVMVHLIQKGNEVGLNLDTPIDNLGLQWLFITLLLVGGIQILAGVFKLGKFVRLIPHPVMMGFVNGLAIVIFLSQLKLFPNAVPQDISFLGNTSEWFSALFSNAAFWKMMGFIGLTMGIMYGLPKLTKKIPAALVAIIVVACITIFGGIEMSTVGSFIAEGGGKGLEGGLPTFQDQIFGLFGTLAGHWDMIISTAFILAAVGLIESLMTLNLVDEITETRGNGNRECIAQGSANMLNGLFGGMGGCAMIGQSIINVDSGGRGRLSGAFAAMALLGFILFAAPLIEQIPIAALVGVMFMVVIGTFAWSSFRIIRKIPISDAIVLIAVSAITVWKDLAVAVIAGVIISALVFAWKSATMIRARKRIQPDGTKTYEIWGPLFFGSIQSFNSKFDVKNDPENVEIDFVESRVSDHSAMEAIFNLVNKYEAAGKSLKLKHLSEDCKALMYKASPKFKEVIVEDINDPRYYLAANPEEFTKPLSEYDL